A region from the Desulfitobacterium dehalogenans ATCC 51507 genome encodes:
- a CDS encoding response regulator transcription factor, which yields MVKILLVEDDVIIQELVTYNLQREGYTVIIAEEGNCALQLLSKEKPDLVLLDVMLPELDGLEVCKKIRGNQETASLPIIMLSARDEVADRVIGLELGADDYVTKPFSPRELLARIKARLREEKRNSTPQPTSITWGDLEIWPESYMVTVKGEYVTLTGKEFDLLHIFMKRPNQVFSREYLLQKVWGYTISGDTRTVDVHISNLRSKLKSISPIIESVRGVGYRLAINYSKSKDF from the coding sequence ATGGTTAAGATTTTGCTCGTTGAAGATGATGTAATCATTCAAGAGCTTGTAACCTACAATCTGCAACGTGAGGGCTATACTGTAATTATTGCCGAAGAAGGGAATTGTGCATTACAGTTATTAAGCAAGGAGAAACCGGATCTTGTACTTTTGGATGTTATGCTTCCAGAATTAGATGGTCTGGAAGTGTGCAAAAAAATCCGAGGGAACCAGGAGACAGCAAGCCTGCCTATCATTATGCTCAGTGCCCGGGATGAGGTGGCTGATCGGGTCATTGGTTTGGAACTCGGTGCTGATGATTATGTCACAAAACCTTTCAGCCCTCGGGAGTTATTAGCGCGGATTAAGGCTCGATTGAGAGAAGAAAAACGTAATTCAACTCCCCAGCCCACTTCTATTACTTGGGGGGATTTAGAGATCTGGCCGGAGAGCTATATGGTCACGGTAAAAGGAGAGTATGTCACCCTTACAGGCAAGGAATTTGATCTATTGCATATTTTTATGAAACGTCCCAACCAGGTCTTCAGCAGAGAGTACCTCTTACAAAAAGTTTGGGGATATACCATAAGCGGGGATACAAGAACTGTCGATGTCCATATAAGTAACCTGAGGAGTAAACTTAAATCTATTTCCCCAATTATTGAATCAGTGCGGGGTGTCGGTTACCGTTTGGCTATAAACTATAGCAAGTCCAAAGATTTTTAA
- the phoU gene encoding phosphate signaling complex protein PhoU, whose amino-acid sequence MANRQMFDKSLEELNEKVFELGRKVNSRVDAAVKSLANQDFELANKVVTGDLEINELQADIEETCMLLIAQQQPFAKDLRKIVAAFKISINLERIGDLSVDVAKHTLRTGGQKLLKPLVDLPRMSDIVQQMVLKGIEAYKAEDAEAAQAMALMDDEVDHLYAQVFRELLVFMMEEPKTINQATYLIFVGRFLERMGDYCTNIAEEVVYVETGKRSDLNL is encoded by the coding sequence TTGGCTAACCGGCAAATGTTTGACAAATCATTAGAAGAACTTAATGAGAAAGTTTTTGAATTGGGGAGAAAAGTAAATTCCCGGGTAGATGCTGCCGTAAAATCTCTGGCTAATCAAGATTTCGAGCTGGCCAATAAAGTAGTGACAGGGGATTTGGAGATCAATGAGCTTCAAGCAGACATTGAAGAGACATGCATGCTTTTAATTGCCCAACAGCAGCCTTTCGCTAAGGATTTGCGCAAAATCGTGGCGGCCTTCAAAATTTCTATCAACCTTGAAAGAATAGGAGATTTATCAGTTGATGTGGCGAAACATACCCTTCGCACAGGTGGACAGAAATTGCTGAAACCCCTGGTGGATTTACCGAGAATGTCCGACATAGTTCAGCAAATGGTTCTCAAGGGAATCGAAGCGTATAAGGCGGAAGATGCTGAAGCGGCCCAAGCGATGGCCCTAATGGATGATGAAGTGGATCATCTCTATGCACAAGTCTTTCGTGAACTGCTCGTGTTCATGATGGAAGAGCCCAAAACGATTAATCAAGCCACCTACCTTATTTTTGTGGGAAGATTTCTGGAGCGTATGGGGGATTATTGCACGAACATTGCTGAAGAAGTCGTCTATGTGGAAACTGGAAAAAGATCCGATCTCAATCTCTAA
- a CDS encoding methyl-accepting chemotaxis protein, producing MKKIGSKAEGIHLDNLKIHNKLILMVLLTVLIPLMVLSLIFMNNASNKIKEQIINANELYATLTKERMNDYFYNREADARILAGSKVIGEGIAKLNGFNYTKLELEELNQNFKEFLNVALESHDYTDIVITNKYGEIVFSNNYEKNDIAPVIFSGDFNQKAMKGEQNWSPIFRNTFIDDNLIVLATPIYLNPNETTPSGVLNIVLNQAKINEIVQNGIDKLGISGESYLIDAKGLLLTNTMKEQASVHIPLKDSIATEAVNSLTEPLLNETADFNKTTTYKSYSGKSVIGTLSVARIGDYPAGLVIEVEEGEAYSSIADLRRSLGIMVAFIILVAISLAIYLARSISKPIGRVIGVTNEIANYQLKSANIDEVEIARKDEIGDLERAITKIRDNLKSIIEEVEKSAGEVASSSQELKLNAQQSSQAIEQVVKNTTTISERTLEQAQVVRESSEKSRELSNVIMEDIGNLEEMTKATNDVNQQINSGLLIIEVLSTITNESSEANNEVYSSITQSNESSKKIEKASQLITSIAEQTHLLALNAAIEAVRAGQHGRGFGVVADEIRKLAEQSKESTNIIDRIVRELKRDNAQAVQTMAKLVNINHEQVESVRVTKEKYLEIAKAIKKVEERVRILNESSLDMDSMRFEVEEKLKQSVHMTEENSAGIGKVSESMEEQAASIQMITSASEILDECAQHLQVLVSQFKL from the coding sequence ATGAAAAAAATAGGTTCAAAAGCTGAGGGTATTCATTTAGATAATTTAAAAATTCATAACAAATTAATACTTATGGTACTGCTTACTGTACTTATCCCCCTAATGGTCTTAAGCCTGATATTTATGAATAATGCCAGTAATAAAATCAAGGAACAGATCATCAATGCCAATGAGTTGTATGCCACCTTAACCAAGGAAAGAATGAATGATTATTTTTACAACCGGGAAGCCGATGCCCGGATTTTAGCCGGCTCAAAGGTTATCGGTGAAGGAATTGCCAAACTTAATGGTTTCAATTATACCAAACTTGAATTGGAAGAGTTAAACCAGAATTTTAAGGAGTTCCTCAATGTCGCTTTAGAAAGTCATGATTATACGGATATCGTTATTACAAATAAGTACGGAGAGATAGTTTTTAGCAATAACTATGAAAAAAATGACATAGCCCCCGTCATCTTCTCCGGGGATTTTAATCAGAAAGCAATGAAGGGAGAGCAAAATTGGTCGCCAATATTCAGGAACACCTTCATTGATGATAATCTCATTGTTTTGGCTACTCCTATCTATTTAAATCCGAATGAGACAACCCCCAGCGGTGTTCTTAATATTGTTTTAAATCAAGCCAAAATCAACGAAATAGTTCAAAATGGCATCGATAAGCTGGGGATATCAGGAGAATCCTATTTAATTGATGCTAAAGGATTACTTCTCACCAATACGATGAAAGAGCAAGCTTCCGTACATATTCCTCTAAAAGATTCAATTGCAACTGAAGCAGTAAATAGTCTCACTGAACCACTCCTCAATGAAACGGCGGATTTCAACAAAACCACTACTTATAAAAGTTATTCGGGAAAATCGGTTATCGGCACTCTATCCGTAGCTAGGATTGGCGATTATCCCGCAGGTTTAGTTATTGAGGTCGAAGAGGGGGAGGCCTATAGCAGTATAGCCGACCTGAGAAGAAGCCTGGGGATAATGGTTGCATTCATTATATTAGTGGCCATTAGTTTAGCCATTTATTTGGCACGATCCATAAGTAAGCCCATCGGTCGGGTTATTGGAGTCACCAATGAAATTGCCAACTATCAATTGAAAAGCGCCAATATAGATGAGGTGGAGATAGCCCGCAAAGATGAGATAGGGGACTTGGAGAGAGCAATTACAAAAATCAGAGATAACTTAAAAAGTATTATTGAAGAGGTTGAGAAATCAGCCGGCGAAGTCGCCTCTTCATCTCAGGAGCTTAAGCTGAATGCCCAGCAATCTTCTCAGGCAATAGAGCAGGTCGTTAAGAATACTACAACAATAAGCGAAAGAACTCTGGAACAGGCTCAAGTTGTTCGCGAAAGCTCCGAGAAATCCAGGGAATTAAGCAATGTCATCATGGAGGATATTGGGAATTTGGAGGAAATGACTAAAGCCACGAATGATGTAAATCAACAAATAAACTCCGGACTTTTAATAATTGAAGTTTTATCAACTATTACAAATGAATCCAGTGAAGCAAACAATGAAGTCTATTCAAGTATTACCCAATCCAATGAAAGTTCTAAAAAGATCGAAAAAGCTAGTCAGCTGATCACGAGTATTGCTGAGCAGACCCATTTACTGGCTTTAAATGCGGCCATTGAGGCAGTAAGGGCCGGTCAACATGGCAGAGGATTTGGGGTGGTTGCTGATGAGATCAGAAAGCTGGCTGAGCAATCGAAGGAATCCACAAACATTATTGATAGAATCGTGAGGGAATTGAAAAGGGATAATGCTCAAGCTGTGCAAACGATGGCGAAATTAGTGAACATTAATCATGAACAAGTGGAGAGTGTGAGAGTCACTAAAGAGAAGTACTTAGAAATCGCCAAAGCTATCAAAAAAGTTGAGGAGAGAGTGCGGATCTTGAATGAATCCAGTCTGGATATGGATAGTATGCGTTTTGAAGTTGAAGAGAAACTTAAGCAATCCGTTCATATGACAGAAGAGAATTCCGCAGGCATAGGTAAAGTATCGGAATCAATGGAAGAACAAGCGGCATCGATACAGATGATTACAAGTGCTTCGGAAATATTGGATGAGTGTGCGCAACATCTTCAGGTTTTGGTGAGCCAATTTAAACTGTAG
- a CDS encoding PstS family phosphate ABC transporter substrate-binding protein, producing MFKKKVLAAIVGMGMVFSLAGCGQTNEQTNQPSGANNNQAQVEKLSGGVIIDGSGTVYPLMAHIAEEYMTNVQSNVSVQVGRAGSSAGFKKFIPGETDFADASRKIKNAEVEELKGKGMEMDKNVMEIKLAYDGLTIVINKNNDWAKEMTDDEIIKMFTSKAVKADDKVLWSDIRSEWPKEEIKFYGPNENHGTYEFFYETILEKKDLVSTVNLQQEYSTLVDLVSQDKNAIAFFGYGYYASNTNKLAAVKVDFGKGPVEPALNTIGEDLDYAGFTRLVYTYLNLNYAKEKPQVLDFAKYVVSPEGAGKLAADNGFAPLPDSVYAEYASALKALK from the coding sequence ATGTTTAAAAAGAAAGTTCTGGCAGCAATAGTAGGAATGGGTATGGTTTTCTCTTTAGCCGGCTGCGGTCAAACCAATGAACAAACCAACCAACCCTCGGGAGCCAATAACAATCAAGCCCAAGTTGAAAAATTAAGCGGTGGCGTCATCATTGATGGTTCAGGTACGGTTTATCCTTTAATGGCTCATATCGCTGAAGAATACATGACCAATGTTCAATCCAATGTCAGTGTACAAGTCGGACGTGCCGGATCCAGTGCTGGTTTTAAAAAGTTCATTCCGGGAGAAACGGATTTTGCCGATGCTTCAAGAAAAATCAAGAATGCTGAAGTTGAAGAACTGAAGGGTAAAGGAATGGAAATGGACAAGAACGTCATGGAGATTAAACTCGCTTACGACGGATTGACCATTGTCATCAATAAAAACAACGACTGGGCAAAAGAGATGACCGATGACGAAATCATCAAAATGTTTACTTCTAAAGCGGTTAAAGCGGACGACAAAGTCCTTTGGTCTGATATTCGCTCCGAATGGCCTAAGGAAGAAATCAAATTCTATGGACCCAATGAAAACCATGGAACCTACGAGTTCTTCTATGAAACTATCCTGGAGAAAAAAGACTTAGTGTCCACCGTAAACCTGCAACAAGAATATTCTACTTTGGTGGACTTGGTTTCCCAAGATAAAAATGCCATTGCCTTCTTCGGATATGGATACTATGCATCGAACACCAATAAATTAGCCGCTGTTAAAGTAGATTTTGGCAAAGGACCTGTTGAGCCAGCCCTGAATACGATTGGTGAAGATCTTGACTATGCCGGATTTACCCGACTTGTCTACACCTATCTGAACCTTAACTATGCTAAAGAAAAGCCACAGGTATTGGATTTTGCCAAATATGTGGTATCTCCCGAAGGTGCGGGTAAATTAGCAGCAGATAACGGTTTTGCTCCCCTGCCTGACTCAGTTTATGCAGAGTATGCTTCAGCCTTAAAAGCACTTAAGTAA
- the pstC gene encoding phosphate ABC transporter permease subunit PstC, with amino-acid sequence MEDTQVRDTIRGNIANKKHTSDKVMPGFFLLMASISVLTTLGIVIILVTDASKFFSAVPLKEVFSTQLAPLRETPSFGMLPLISGTLMTTLIAMLVAVPIGLAAAIFLSQFASDKLRRLLKPLMEILAGIPTIVYGFFAYSFVTPLLMNIIPSLQAKNALSPGIVMGIMIIPMVASLSEDAMNSVPEIIREGSLGLGATRLETTFKVIIPGAISGIMASIVLAISRAIGETMIVTIASGSSKNFTLDITQSMQTMTAYIVEFTSGDAGSGTLGYYSLYAVGLLLFIFTLGINLLAQYISRKYREVY; translated from the coding sequence ATGGAGGATACACAAGTAAGAGATACGATTCGAGGCAATATTGCTAATAAGAAACATACCTCCGATAAGGTTATGCCGGGCTTCTTCTTACTCATGGCATCCATATCCGTGCTTACAACCCTGGGTATCGTCATTATCTTAGTAACGGATGCCAGCAAATTTTTTAGTGCGGTTCCCTTAAAGGAAGTATTCAGTACTCAATTAGCACCTTTAAGAGAAACCCCTTCTTTCGGGATGCTGCCGTTGATCAGCGGTACCCTGATGACCACGCTCATTGCCATGTTGGTAGCAGTGCCGATAGGTCTGGCGGCGGCGATTTTTTTAAGTCAATTTGCTTCAGACAAATTGAGAAGACTGCTTAAGCCTTTGATGGAAATCCTGGCGGGTATCCCCACCATCGTGTACGGATTTTTTGCTTATTCTTTTGTTACTCCGTTGCTCATGAACATCATTCCTTCACTACAGGCTAAAAACGCATTGAGTCCTGGAATTGTTATGGGAATTATGATTATACCCATGGTGGCTTCCTTATCGGAGGATGCTATGAACTCAGTGCCGGAAATCATTAGGGAGGGCTCTTTAGGCTTAGGTGCTACGAGGCTGGAAACCACCTTCAAGGTCATTATTCCCGGGGCGATTTCCGGAATCATGGCTTCCATTGTCTTAGCAATATCCAGAGCCATAGGCGAGACCATGATTGTAACCATCGCCAGCGGCAGCTCTAAGAATTTCACTCTTGATATAACTCAGTCCATGCAGACCATGACTGCTTATATCGTGGAATTTACCAGTGGGGATGCCGGAAGCGGAACCTTAGGCTATTACAGTCTCTACGCGGTAGGTTTGCTGCTCTTTATCTTTACTTTGGGGATCAACCTTCTTGCCCAGTATATTTCCCGTAAGTACAGGGAGGTGTATTGA
- the pstA gene encoding phosphate ABC transporter permease PstA, which yields MSISHESPLSQAESTELENDELSNRPKFMIDSKRIGNRIRLNNILKHVFSFSTVFSILVLGVLLYQVGLDSVGWLDLQFLTSNLSIFPHKAGIYGAIIGTVLMMLIVIPVTTILGVSTAIYLEEYAKKGRLHYLINVNISNLASVPSVIFGLLGLTVFGRLMNLGSSILAGGLTMSLLVLPIVVVAAQEAIRAVPDFLREASYAMGANKWTTVRKVVLPVAIPGILTGTILAISRAIGETAPLVVLGIPTLIMKIPSSVLDDFTVLPIQIYYWTLDSVLKPEYANLAAATIIVLLIILFLMNSVAIIIRNKFQQRF from the coding sequence ATGAGCATAAGTCATGAAAGCCCGTTGTCACAAGCAGAAAGCACAGAGTTGGAAAACGACGAACTTAGCAATCGCCCTAAGTTCATGATCGACAGTAAACGTATTGGAAACAGAATAAGACTGAACAATATTTTGAAGCATGTATTCTCCTTTTCTACAGTGTTCTCCATTTTAGTATTAGGCGTTCTCCTTTATCAAGTCGGGTTGGATAGTGTTGGCTGGCTTGATCTTCAATTCCTGACGAGCAATCTTTCCATATTTCCTCACAAGGCTGGAATTTACGGAGCTATCATTGGAACCGTACTGATGATGCTGATTGTCATACCTGTCACCACGATTCTCGGTGTCTCCACGGCTATTTATCTGGAAGAATACGCGAAAAAGGGCAGGCTTCACTATTTGATTAATGTCAATATATCGAATTTAGCCAGTGTACCTTCTGTTATCTTCGGACTATTGGGTTTGACGGTGTTCGGAAGACTGATGAATCTGGGATCAAGCATTTTAGCCGGGGGCCTTACAATGTCTCTGCTGGTGCTCCCTATTGTGGTAGTAGCCGCACAGGAAGCCATCCGGGCCGTACCGGATTTTTTGAGAGAGGCATCTTATGCCATGGGTGCCAACAAATGGACCACAGTGAGAAAGGTTGTTCTCCCAGTGGCGATTCCAGGTATTTTGACCGGTACAATTTTAGCTATATCCAGAGCAATTGGGGAAACGGCACCTTTGGTTGTGTTAGGAATTCCTACACTTATCATGAAGATTCCATCCTCAGTGCTGGATGATTTCACCGTATTACCGATCCAAATCTATTATTGGACCTTGGATTCTGTGTTAAAACCCGAGTATGCTAATCTGGCTGCGGCAACGATTATTGTCTTGCTTATCATATTATTTTTAATGAACTCTGTGGCAATTATCATACGGAACAAGTTCCAACAACGCTTCTAA
- the pstB gene encoding phosphate ABC transporter ATP-binding protein PstB: protein MTKVISKNENVVFDVKGLNLWYGNDQALKNITMQIKKNKVTAIIGPSGCGKSTFIKTLNRMIENIPIVRTTGEIIYQGQNIFDNSVRVEELRTKVGMVFQKPNPFPKSIFANVVYGPRIHGIRDKKLLMDIAETSLRNAALWDEVKDRLHDNAYGLSGGQQQRLCIARCLAVQPDVILMDEPTSALDPIATYKIEELMESLKKHYTIAIVTHSMQQAARISDDTAFFLMGDLIEFDKTTEIFSNPKDKRTEDYITGRIG, encoded by the coding sequence ATGACGAAAGTTATAAGTAAGAATGAGAATGTTGTTTTTGATGTTAAAGGGCTGAATCTATGGTATGGAAACGATCAAGCCCTGAAAAACATCACGATGCAGATTAAAAAGAATAAGGTCACAGCGATTATCGGTCCTTCCGGGTGCGGGAAGTCAACCTTTATCAAAACCCTTAACAGAATGATCGAAAATATACCTATCGTCAGAACCACCGGAGAAATTATTTATCAAGGACAAAATATTTTTGATAATTCAGTTCGGGTGGAGGAGTTGCGCACAAAAGTCGGCATGGTTTTTCAAAAACCCAATCCATTCCCGAAATCTATTTTTGCCAATGTGGTCTATGGACCTCGTATCCATGGGATCAGGGATAAAAAGCTTTTGATGGATATTGCAGAGACCAGCTTGAGAAATGCGGCATTATGGGATGAAGTAAAAGATAGGCTCCACGATAATGCTTACGGTCTTTCAGGAGGTCAGCAGCAGCGCTTATGTATCGCAAGATGTTTGGCAGTGCAGCCTGATGTCATTTTGATGGATGAGCCTACTTCGGCCTTAGATCCCATAGCCACCTATAAGATCGAGGAACTGATGGAGAGCTTGAAAAAGCACTATACCATCGCCATCGTAACCCACTCCATGCAACAGGCTGCCCGGATATCCGATGATACGGCTTTTTTCCTTATGGGAGACCTTATTGAGTTTGATAAAACGACGGAGATATTCTCTAACCCGAAAGATAAGCGGACGGAAGATTATATCACTGGCAGAATAGGGTAG
- a CDS encoding two-component system sensor histidine kinase NtrB yields MRTKLPEDYEVVFDFAAIGMALLSLDEEFLKVNTNFHEFFGYNGNEFAEMTFTELVHHEDSSMVIEEIKKLLSGQIPTFHLESRFLHKSGEIKWGLFSFSLVRDGKGDPLYAIVQIQDITSRKRMEDDLSYRVEFERFVTTMSTRFINCPVDKIDEEIISALEKIGQFLKAGRIFIDHPSGITPSSTQELAEPFSDEDSRLIKIVGEVIFNAIQRKQTEIARQNSEQLISAAFAGSPALMMILSIEGRGVIDVNKTFIEALGYDRNELLNINIDELSSLVRPSDYERIYECLSQYGSVLNREIEMITKSGAKRKGLFSAEKIMIGNQMCLLLVSQDITEKKRLEKEMVRLERLNLIGQMAAGIGHEIRNPMTTVRGYLQYLSKKDKYSDQVETFQLMIEELDRANEIITEYLFLSQDRVVDFKRLNLNTIIHHLYPLLSVHTKIEDMNIKLNLGSIPDLYLDEKELRQLILNLARNGLEAMSAKGTLTIATYSQQGNVILEVEDQGTGIPNDIKDKIGTPFFTTKLNGTGLGMAICYSIAARHNATIGFQSSPQGTKVRVKFQGCRGVS; encoded by the coding sequence ATGCGCACAAAATTGCCTGAAGACTATGAGGTTGTCTTCGATTTTGCAGCAATTGGTATGGCATTATTGTCCTTGGATGAAGAATTTTTAAAGGTTAATACTAATTTTCATGAGTTTTTTGGCTATAATGGCAATGAATTTGCTGAAATGACATTTACGGAGCTGGTCCATCACGAAGATAGCTCGATGGTCATCGAAGAAATTAAAAAGCTTCTGTCAGGGCAAATACCTACATTCCATTTGGAAAGTCGATTTCTTCATAAATCGGGCGAGATAAAATGGGGATTATTCAGCTTCTCTCTTGTTCGTGATGGGAAAGGAGATCCTCTCTATGCAATAGTACAGATTCAGGATATAACGTCCAGAAAGCGCATGGAGGACGATCTAAGCTATCGGGTAGAGTTTGAAAGATTTGTTACGACGATGTCGACGAGGTTTATCAATTGCCCGGTAGACAAAATCGATGAAGAAATAATCAGCGCTTTAGAAAAGATTGGTCAGTTCTTAAAGGCAGGCCGCATATTCATTGATCATCCGTCGGGGATAACTCCATCCTCAACTCAGGAATTAGCGGAGCCCTTTTCTGATGAAGATAGTCGCCTCATAAAAATAGTGGGGGAAGTAATATTCAACGCTATCCAGAGGAAACAAACAGAGATCGCGCGTCAGAACTCTGAGCAGTTGATATCAGCTGCTTTTGCAGGGAGTCCTGCTCTGATGATGATACTATCTATAGAAGGAAGAGGAGTAATCGATGTCAATAAAACCTTTATTGAAGCTCTAGGCTACGACCGAAATGAATTGCTTAATATAAACATTGATGAACTTTCAAGCTTGGTTCGACCAAGTGACTATGAACGTATCTATGAATGTTTAAGTCAGTATGGTAGTGTACTTAATCGTGAGATTGAGATGATTACCAAATCCGGGGCGAAAAGAAAGGGCCTTTTTTCAGCTGAAAAGATAATGATCGGGAATCAAATGTGTCTATTGCTGGTCAGCCAGGATATTACGGAAAAGAAGCGTTTAGAAAAGGAAATGGTACGCCTAGAGCGTCTTAACCTAATCGGTCAAATGGCAGCGGGCATCGGCCATGAGATCCGCAATCCCATGACGACTGTAAGAGGTTATTTGCAATATCTTTCTAAAAAGGACAAATACTCCGACCAAGTAGAGACCTTCCAGTTGATGATTGAAGAACTTGACCGGGCTAATGAAATCATCACGGAATATTTATTTCTAAGCCAGGACAGAGTGGTCGATTTCAAGCGCCTGAATCTAAACACCATTATCCATCATTTATATCCCTTGTTATCCGTTCATACGAAGATAGAAGATATGAATATCAAACTGAATTTAGGTTCCATACCCGATTTATATCTGGATGAGAAGGAGCTTCGTCAGCTCATCCTGAACCTGGCCCGCAATGGTCTGGAAGCCATGTCGGCCAAAGGCACCCTTACTATAGCTACCTATTCTCAACAAGGGAATGTTATACTTGAAGTAGAAGATCAAGGGACAGGAATACCCAATGACATAAAAGATAAGATCGGAACCCCTTTTTTTACCACAAAACTCAATGGTACCGGTCTCGGTATGGCCATATGCTACAGCATAGCTGCCCGGCATAATGCCACGATTGGCTTTCAATCCAGCCCCCAGGGGACGAAGGTAAGGGTGAAGTTTCAGGGGTGTAGGGGAGTGTCGTAA
- a CDS encoding lipid II flippase Amj family protein, protein METILWELMILTFIIHLIDTLSYSVRLNSVKSGQFALSFSLFNLFVLVSRTANMFQAPLIGWIIGESLSTGIDPMNDIRKVIFASTIGTLFGILLIPTFLRLFEVAVKRLETTGSVPLLVIEALHINNVKRILKRATRPNKTMLERLRYREIPKRLLIINSLVTGIYTVGVLAANYSALLVAEQYRIAAVGSSGMINGFATILLTLFIDPKSAVITDQALRGDRPYGDVKALVILLIASKLIGTMLGQAIFLPAAKIIASFYGM, encoded by the coding sequence ATGGAAACTATTTTATGGGAATTGATGATTTTAACGTTTATTATCCACCTTATTGACACCCTTTCCTACTCGGTCAGACTTAACTCGGTCAAAAGTGGACAGTTCGCCTTGTCGTTTTCCTTATTCAACCTGTTTGTGCTTGTTTCCCGTACGGCTAATATGTTTCAAGCCCCTTTAATCGGATGGATCATTGGGGAAAGCCTTTCAACAGGAATTGACCCTATGAACGACATACGGAAGGTAATTTTCGCTTCGACAATAGGAACATTGTTTGGAATTCTATTGATCCCAACATTTTTGAGACTATTTGAGGTCGCTGTAAAACGGCTGGAGACAACCGGTTCGGTTCCACTGTTAGTGATCGAAGCCTTGCATATTAATAATGTGAAGCGCATCTTAAAAAGAGCTACCCGGCCCAACAAAACGATGTTAGAAAGGCTCAGATATCGGGAAATTCCGAAGAGACTGCTTATCATAAATTCATTGGTAACAGGAATTTATACAGTCGGGGTTCTTGCGGCTAACTATTCGGCATTATTAGTGGCAGAACAGTACAGAATCGCGGCAGTAGGTTCCTCGGGGATGATTAATGGCTTTGCGACAATTTTGCTGACATTGTTTATTGACCCGAAATCCGCTGTAATTACGGATCAAGCGTTAAGGGGAGACAGGCCGTATGGTGATGTGAAAGCCCTGGTCATTTTGCTGATCGCCTCTAAGTTAATTGGCACAATGCTGGGACAAGCGATATTTCTGCCGGCAGCAAAAATTATTGCCAGTTTCTATGGGATGTGA
- a CDS encoding metallophosphoesterase, which translates to MANKRISRRTFIIGGIGLLSYLYFNVHSVAVKHYTIVINDLPKEFEGFTILHLTDLHAKKYGDKQDKLINMINRQKFDMVAMTGDFIDKDNPDVEPTLDLIRGLESKPIFFVPGNHEWRHDFRIKPILEGHGVKILDNRNYKCAKGNSYLWIAGVDDPYLHRDELDQALHGIADSQPKVLLAHAPNIFMSAAESDIELVLVGHTHGGQVRLPIIGAIVAPGQGLFPKYDYGHFTTGSTNMIINGGLGESTLPLRFCSRPEIVLVKLVSSPQ; encoded by the coding sequence TTGGCAAATAAACGTATATCACGCAGAACATTTATCATCGGTGGGATAGGATTGCTATCCTACCTGTACTTTAATGTCCATTCCGTTGCCGTAAAACACTATACTATTGTCATTAATGATCTGCCCAAAGAGTTTGAGGGCTTTACAATTCTTCATTTGACGGATTTACATGCCAAAAAGTATGGTGATAAGCAGGATAAGCTTATCAATATGATTAATCGCCAGAAATTCGATATGGTAGCGATGACCGGCGATTTTATAGATAAAGATAATCCTGATGTTGAACCTACTTTGGATCTGATTCGTGGATTAGAATCCAAGCCTATTTTCTTTGTACCGGGGAATCACGAGTGGAGGCATGATTTTAGAATTAAGCCTATTTTAGAGGGTCATGGGGTAAAGATTTTAGACAACAGGAACTATAAATGTGCAAAGGGGAACTCCTATCTTTGGATAGCAGGTGTCGATGATCCCTATTTGCATAGAGATGAGTTGGATCAGGCACTTCATGGCATCGCAGATTCTCAGCCTAAAGTATTATTGGCCCATGCACCAAATATTTTTATGTCTGCAGCTGAGTCCGATATTGAGTTGGTATTAGTGGGACATACACATGGTGGTCAAGTAAGGCTTCCTATAATAGGGGCGATAGTGGCTCCAGGTCAAGGACTTTTTCCAAAATACGATTATGGACATTTCACGACGGGTTCTACAAATATGATCATTAATGGCGGCTTAGGAGAGAGTACCTTGCCATTACGATTTTGCAGTCGGCCAGAAATCGTTCTTGTTAAACTGGTTTCCAGTCCCCAATAG